A segment of the Synechococcus sp. CBW1002 genome:
CTGCTGGTGCGGCACACCGGCAATGGCGGTCTGGCGGCCGCACGCAACACCGCCTTCAGGCTCGCCCAGGCTCCCTGGTGCTTCGTGCTGGATGCCGACAACCTGCTCCACCCCGAGGCGGTGGCCGCCTGCCTGCGCCTGGCTCAGGCGAGCCCGGCAGACATCGCCGTGGTGCATCCCCTGGTGGAGGTGCTCCAGGACGGCGTGCTGCAGGGCAGCGACTCCACAGGGGCGGCGCCCAGCCTGATCAGCGGCCGCAGCTGGCAGCGCTGCCATTTCCTGGATCGCAACCTGTTGGACGCCATGGCCCTGGTGCGGCGCAGCGCCTGGGACGCGGTGGGGGGCTATGCCCACATTCCGGGCGGATGGGAGGATTACGACTTCTGGTGCAAGTTGATGGAAGCCGGCTACCAGGGCGTGCTGGCTCCGCAGCGGCTGGCCACCTACCACCGCCACCCTGAATCGATGCTCGCCACCGCCACCCATCAGCGGCTGCGGCTGGTGAGCCGCCACCTGCAGCAGCGTCATCCCTGGTTGCAGCTGAGTCTCGCCGCCGGGCCCGAGGAAGGATGGACCCTGGCGTGATGTCCACAGCCGCCGTGGACACGGACCTCCACCGGGCCGGTGGCCTTTCCTGCCTGGTGATCTCCCGCACACCGGAGCTGCTCAACCGCATGCTGGCCACACTCCAGGACGCCCGGGCGTTCTGGCACCCGGGTGATGAAGTGCTCTGCTCCTGGAATGGCAGCGCTGAGGCTGAGAACGCTCTCCAGCCCCCCGCGCCTGCTCTGCCGGGATTTCGGATCGCTCAGCGGCAGCCGTATCACTTCGCCAGCAACATGAACGCTCTGGCGCGGCAGGCGCAGGGTGAGTGGCTGTTGCTACTCAACGATGATCTCATCCTTGATCCCGGAAGTATCGATCGCGCCATCCATCTCCTCAGCCAGCACCCGGAGGTCGGGGTGCTGGGCGGTCGATTGCGCCAGTCGGGCGGACAGATCAGCCATGCCGGGCTGCTGTTTTCCTCCCCGGAGGGTCTGCCGTACAACCGCCTGCGACCCCAGCTGGGGCCCCTGATCGACGCCGAGGGCCCGGAAGCGCTCGAATCAGGCCCGATCCCCGCGGTCACCGGCGCCCTGATGTTGCTGCGTCGATCCGATTTCCTGGCGGTGGGGGGGCTGCGCGAGAGCTTCCGGGTGTGCGGCGAAGACATCGCCCTCTGCCTCGATCTCTGGCAGCAGCTCGGCAAGACGCCCTACTACGCCAGCGATGTGAGTGGCATCCACGATGAGAAGAGCACCCGCGGCACGACCCCCGACCAGCACGACATCCGGGCGGTAGGACGGCTCGCTGCGCCCTTCTGCCAGCACGATCAGGCCTTCCAGGCACGCCAGAGCCACTGGGCCCTGCAGGAGGCGGCGTTGCTGTGTCGTCTCACCGAGGAGCAATGGCACCAGGCCGGCGTGTGCCGCCAGCAGCTGGACCGGCAGCAGCAGCAATGGGAAGCGAAT
Coding sequences within it:
- a CDS encoding glycosyltransferase; protein product: MSTAAVDTDLHRAGGLSCLVISRTPELLNRMLATLQDARAFWHPGDEVLCSWNGSAEAENALQPPAPALPGFRIAQRQPYHFASNMNALARQAQGEWLLLLNDDLILDPGSIDRAIHLLSQHPEVGVLGGRLRQSGGQISHAGLLFSSPEGLPYNRLRPQLGPLIDAEGPEALESGPIPAVTGALMLLRRSDFLAVGGLRESFRVCGEDIALCLDLWQQLGKTPYYASDVSGIHDEKSTRGTTPDQHDIRAVGRLAAPFCQHDQAFQARQSHWALQEAALLCRLTEEQWHQAGVCRQQLDRQQQQWEANQQHWARERSALLARIDNLEQRLEALLRSSSWAITKPWRALGRCFAPTAGRQS